A part of Daphnia pulex isolate KAP4 chromosome 6, ASM2113471v1 genomic DNA contains:
- the LOC124195731 gene encoding uncharacterized protein LOC124195731, with the protein MTSLNLLVGYGSDSSESSGTETKESTQTELAEDPVKSKIKNNFFQVFDDSSSGEENDQADNFSLQDEHLKNLKNPFRSSETSVSGKSVFANPYKEAEEAEKGTLEKHVKFTPKLEDIKEINGRKICWNYRKGRCRFGSNCVFAHDSELLQKKQNQEINQQSVSSSDYDQDSVITSQTTSHATKRPISATSQSCYTAKKGKGA; encoded by the exons ATGACTTCGTTAAATTTGTTGGTGGGTTATGGATCGGATAGCTCGGAAAGTTCTGGaacggaaacaaaagaatcaacacAAACAGAACTTGCTGAAGATCCtgtgaaatcaaaaatcaaaaataatttttttcaggtttttgATGATAGTAGTAGTGG tgAAGAAAACGATCAAGCAGATAACTTTTCGTTGCAAGATGAACATTTAAAGAACTTGAAAAACCCTTTTCGCAGTTCAGAGACTTCAGTGTCAGGAAAATCTGTGTTTGCAAATCCATACAAAGAAGCAGAGGAAGCAGAAAAGGGCACACTTGAAAAGCATGTAAAATTCACCCCCAAACTTGAAGACATCAAAGAAATCAATGGGAGAAAAATTTGCTGGAACTATAGGAAAGGGAGGTGCAGATTTGGGTCAAACTGTGTCTTTGCTCATGACTCTGAGCTCTtgcagaagaaacaaaatcaagaaataaatcaGCAAAGTGTAAGCAGTTCTGATTATGATCAGGACTCTGTCATTACATCTCAAACCACTTCTCATGCAACAAAAAGACCAATTTCTGCTACCAGTCAAAGTTGTTACACTGCAAAAAAAGGTAAAGGGGCATAA